A portion of the Bacteroidales bacterium genome contains these proteins:
- a CDS encoding outer membrane beta-barrel protein yields MKYRRFLLFLVLTAVCTVGAHAQAFKAELISGFNISQVDGDETAGFKKYGLNTGVGVVLPVYKNWSLSFETLYSQKGSRLRKQYNDSLDGSYRLFLNYAEVPFMIQYTDKNFMSAGAGVSWGRLVHVQEWKNGYRVDSVTLLNGPFSKDDFQLFGDFRFRIYKNLKVNARYAYSFKKLATRVVRDSQSGMLNKRYFYNNLWTIRLIYTFNESSTVKKNKNVPEK; encoded by the coding sequence ATGAAATACAGAAGATTTCTGCTTTTTCTTGTTTTGACGGCTGTTTGCACTGTAGGCGCTCATGCCCAGGCATTCAAGGCTGAACTCATTAGTGGATTCAATATCAGCCAGGTCGATGGAGATGAAACTGCGGGCTTCAAGAAATATGGTCTGAATACTGGTGTAGGTGTTGTATTGCCGGTTTATAAAAACTGGTCATTGAGTTTCGAAACGCTATATTCCCAAAAAGGCAGCCGATTGAGAAAACAGTACAATGATTCACTGGATGGATCTTATCGTCTATTTCTTAATTATGCAGAAGTTCCATTCATGATTCAGTATACGGATAAGAATTTCATGTCTGCTGGTGCCGGGGTTTCCTGGGGCAGGCTGGTTCATGTGCAGGAATGGAAAAATGGCTATAGGGTCGATTCTGTAACCTTACTTAATGGGCCATTTTCAAAAGATGATTTCCAGCTTTTCGGGGATTTCAGATTCAGGATTTATAAAAACCTGAAGGTAAATGCCAGGTATGCTTACTCCTTCAAAAAGCTGGCTACCAGGGTAGTCAGGGATTCACAGAGTGGGATGTTGAATAAACGTTATTTTTATAATAACCTCTGGACTATACGATTGATTTACACTTTTAACGAAAGTTCAACAGTGAAAAAAAATAAGAATGTCCCCGAGAAATAA